The DNA window GAAAGTTCGTTTTCTATATAATTTTCTGGGACATCGATGCCTAGTTCATCGAAAAGTTTAATGATTGTATATCTCTCAATGAGTGAGTTTTTTGTGAGTTCCTCTACAGCATCAAAAAGAATAGGATTTGATAAATCTACACTTTGACCAAATTGATCTCTGAGAGTTGACTCTACCTGATTTCTTGTTGATATATATTCAGATTGGGAGATTTCATATTCTCCTATAGTTGCATAATTATTTTTAGTAAAAGTTTGCGTAAAGGTAGGGAGCCCCAAAAAAGCGAATGTTAGGGCAATAATACCTAAAAAAGAAAAGGCTACAATTCCTTGTAGCCTTTCCCGTAAAAAACTGATCACTCAGTTAAAAACTTTTATTTAGTTAACAGCAGCTTTTAGTGCTTTACCTGCTTTAAACACAGGAACATTTGCTGCAGGAATGTGAATCTTTTGTGAAGGATTCTGCGGGTTAATCCCGTCCCTTGCAGCTCTGTGTCTAACAGAAAAGGTACCAAAGCCTACTAATGAGACAGAGCCACCTTTTGCAAGTTCTCCACTCACAGCATCTACTATTACATCAAGTGCTTTTGCAGCGTCGACTTTTGTGCTGCCAGTCTGACCGGCAATCACTTCAATTAAATCAGCCTTATTCATAAGTTCTCCTCAAAATGCCCTGTTACAGGCTTTTTATAACATTAGACCTTAAAAATTAATAAATCAAGCATTAGTTAAAAAATATTTAAGTTTTATTATCGGCGTATTATTTGACTTTTTCGGGATTTAATTGTGGCCTTACAAAAATCTATAGAGGAAAAAAATTTATTTTACTAGAGCTTTCTCCAGCACCTCTTCAATTTTTTTCACTGGAATAATTTTCAAGTTTTTCAAAATATTTTTTTCAACTTTTTCTAAGTCGCCAA is part of the SAR86 cluster bacterium genome and encodes:
- a CDS encoding HU family DNA-binding protein; its protein translation is MNKADLIEVIAGQTGSTKVDAAKALDVIVDAVSGELAKGGSVSLVGFGTFSVRHRAARDGINPQNPSQKIHIPAANVPVFKAGKALKAAVN